A window from Ignavibacteriota bacterium encodes these proteins:
- a CDS encoding peptidyl-prolyl cis-trans isomerase has product MPFFKTKQLLRFRKYHFLFVLAILIISCINNDVNSSEDEKIIAKIGEDYIVTLSDLKQYIKDWNYNQKFREKEKVYKNALNDLLTNQLKRLDFFDRKLNQNKDLMSKEIRSINAEIINAYFNKKFVSKYVSDSSAAKAYNEMDKEVICNDIFLPIPENPSQQKLDSLKAIALEIENYISNNLNIDELIKKHSLQNTLIVTQKNYTWSQSMNDPIAYVAYQLQNGSTQALYNLEGFHILKAVDIKKIKLEPFDDIKEEIISNLKKGYYQTYNDEYGEFRKNLVDYGTIIWNDQGLDQIVKWSNIDKFFGGAYQDTMKNAISNGNNFEILTYNKGKIDLKEFLRLLDEVVILNPNIQLNSKSVKEFISEAVYDNNVIKAAQKIGLDEKIVNPYTDNLVVKSKLSYLYNLEIIEGNIPDLTPEALKSFYDEQRDSIFYQLKKINLYTRIYSDKERAEKEIKEINSGIPFEKISNRWFVKTYIRERDGSLKSFRSIEPPYLAEAAFKLELNEVAGPIEFDDTEKGKQFAVIKAIHIMPEKQLTFDEVKGKRIEEEFKNYYRQKISDEVNAKLMKKYNVEIFEHELSQAITSN; this is encoded by the coding sequence ATGCCTTTCTTTAAAACCAAACAATTGTTAAGATTTAGAAAATATCACTTTCTTTTTGTTTTAGCTATATTAATTATAAGCTGTATAAATAATGACGTTAATTCTTCTGAAGATGAAAAAATAATTGCAAAAATTGGAGAAGATTATATTGTTACATTAAGTGATTTGAAACAATATATCAAAGACTGGAATTACAACCAAAAATTTAGAGAAAAAGAAAAAGTTTATAAAAATGCACTAAATGATTTATTAACCAACCAGCTAAAAAGACTTGATTTCTTTGACAGAAAATTAAATCAGAACAAAGATTTAATGAGCAAAGAAATACGTTCAATTAATGCTGAAATAATAAATGCTTACTTTAATAAAAAGTTTGTTTCAAAATATGTTAGCGATAGTTCAGCAGCTAAAGCTTATAATGAAATGGATAAAGAAGTTATCTGCAATGATATTTTTTTACCGATCCCTGAAAATCCATCACAACAAAAACTTGATTCTTTAAAAGCTATTGCATTGGAAATTGAAAATTATATTAGCAATAATTTAAATATAGATGAACTTATTAAAAAACATTCTCTACAAAATACTTTAATTGTAACGCAAAAAAATTATACTTGGTCGCAAAGTATGAATGATCCTATTGCTTATGTTGCGTATCAACTGCAAAATGGTTCTACACAAGCACTTTATAATTTAGAAGGATTTCATATTTTAAAAGCGGTTGACATAAAAAAAATTAAATTAGAACCGTTTGATGATATTAAAGAAGAAATAATTTCAAATCTAAAAAAAGGATATTATCAGACATACAATGATGAGTATGGTGAATTTAGAAAAAATCTTGTGGATTATGGCACTATTATATGGAATGATCAAGGTTTGGATCAAATTGTTAAATGGTCAAATATAGATAAATTCTTTGGCGGTGCATATCAAGATACAATGAAAAATGCAATTTCAAACGGTAACAATTTTGAAATTCTAACATATAACAAAGGTAAAATTGATTTAAAAGAATTCCTTAGACTTCTGGATGAAGTTGTAATTTTGAATCCAAATATCCAATTAAATTCAAAGAGTGTAAAAGAGTTTATTTCAGAAGCAGTGTATGATAATAATGTAATAAAAGCCGCACAAAAAATTGGATTGGATGAAAAGATAGTTAATCCATATACGGATAACTTAGTAGTTAAAAGCAAGTTGAGTTATTTATATAACTTAGAAATAATTGAAGGAAATATTCCCGATTTAACACCGGAAGCTTTAAAATCATTTTATGATGAACAAAGAGATTCAATATTCTATCAACTAAAAAAAATAAATCTTTATACAAGAATTTATTCTGATAAAGAAAGGGCTGAGAAAGAAATTAAAGAAATAAATAGTGGTATTCCATTTGAAAAAATTTCTAATAGATGGTTTGTTAAAACATATATACGTGAACGTGATGGCTCCCTAAAATCATTTAGAAGTATTGAACCGCCATATTTGGCTGAAGCTGCTTTTAAATTGGAGCTAAACGAAGTTGCTGGACCAATTGAATTTGATGATACCGAAAAGGGAAAACAATTTGCAGTTATAAAAGCTATTCACATTATGCCGGAAAAACAACTCACATTTGATGAAGTTAAAGGTAAAAGAATAGAAGAAGAATTTAAAAATTATTATCGTCAAAAAATTTCGGATGAAGTTAATGCAAAGCTGATGAAGAAATACAATGTCGAAATCTTCGAGCATGAATTATCTCAAGCAATAACATCTAATTAG
- a CDS encoding tetratricopeptide repeat protein, whose product MIQKIKISKEIKNQIFADKDKLSVHEISKKYNVPIFEVKKIINASAKKTPKWFYAVLIFLPIIFLILLEILLRNINYGYDFTQWIDAGEGKYIINSNMSKKYFTSGDFNPTTSEDYFDIQKKTNSFRVFVLGGSSAEGYPYSPMGSFSRYVRKRLELVYPNTHIEVVNLGMTAVNSYTILDLFPEVLDQQPNLILIYAGHNEYYGALGVGSVQSFGSSRNLINLILYLNNFKTTQFVRNSIHWVTSLFFSSKNIKSSGTLMSQMAKDKNIILDSDVYNAGLQQFKENFTDILTLCKEKGVPIIIGKLASNLKDQKPFISAATHGYKNADKVFEEAWDNFKNENYKNADSLFRLAKDLDALRFRAPSKMNMIIDQLGEEFNVATVPIDSIFNSESPGGIVGDNLIVDHLHPNVEGYQLIGKAFYNCMEKKGYLPKTENANIPFAKQDSLTKANFVFTKLDSAIGNYNISLLKNNWPYVKNSITMTKFQHNDFLNMLQPKNLTDSIAVYKIEGLSWTDAHLLAAKTYLRREDIKNYLKHINTILNQYPVLKDFNILITYFYNQKKIDLADYTSIRVGIIELYRKKYDEAIKHLTKTYNIDPKNTFVLYNLSVAYFEKRDLKSALSMINKCLDIDGKYAEAIKLKREILNQLE is encoded by the coding sequence TTGATACAAAAAATTAAAATATCAAAAGAAATAAAAAACCAAATCTTTGCAGATAAAGATAAACTTTCTGTGCATGAAATCTCAAAGAAATATAATGTCCCGATTTTTGAAGTTAAAAAAATTATTAATGCTTCTGCAAAAAAAACTCCTAAATGGTTTTATGCTGTTTTAATCTTTTTACCAATTATATTTTTAATCCTTCTTGAAATATTATTGAGAAACATTAATTATGGTTATGATTTTACTCAATGGATAGATGCCGGCGAAGGTAAATATATAATTAACTCAAATATGAGTAAAAAATATTTTACAAGTGGAGATTTCAATCCCACAACCAGTGAAGATTATTTTGATATACAAAAAAAGACAAATTCCTTCAGAGTTTTTGTTTTAGGCGGAAGCAGTGCAGAAGGATATCCTTATAGTCCAATGGGATCATTTTCACGTTATGTTCGGAAAAGATTAGAATTAGTCTATCCCAATACACACATTGAGGTTGTTAATTTGGGTATGACGGCAGTAAACTCTTACACAATATTAGATCTTTTCCCGGAAGTTTTGGATCAGCAACCCAATTTAATTTTAATTTATGCCGGACATAATGAATATTATGGAGCTTTGGGTGTTGGTTCGGTTCAATCATTTGGTTCTTCTCGAAATCTGATAAATTTAATATTATATCTAAATAATTTTAAAACTACTCAATTTGTGCGGAATTCAATTCATTGGGTAACGTCACTATTCTTTTCATCAAAAAATATAAAATCATCCGGCACTCTGATGTCACAGATGGCAAAAGACAAAAACATTATTTTAGATTCTGATGTGTACAATGCCGGACTTCAGCAATTTAAAGAGAATTTTACGGACATCTTAACATTATGTAAAGAAAAAGGTGTCCCAATAATTATTGGCAAATTGGCAAGTAATTTAAAAGATCAAAAACCATTTATATCTGCTGCAACTCATGGATACAAGAATGCTGATAAAGTTTTCGAAGAAGCTTGGGATAATTTTAAGAATGAAAATTATAAAAATGCAGATTCTCTTTTCAGATTAGCAAAAGATCTTGATGCACTGAGGTTTAGAGCACCTTCTAAAATGAATATGATTATTGATCAACTTGGAGAGGAATTTAATGTTGCAACTGTTCCGATAGATTCAATATTTAATTCTGAAAGTCCGGGTGGAATTGTAGGCGACAATTTAATTGTAGATCATCTTCACCCAAATGTTGAAGGATATCAACTAATTGGAAAAGCATTTTATAATTGCATGGAAAAGAAGGGATACCTTCCCAAAACAGAAAATGCCAATATTCCTTTTGCTAAACAAGATAGTTTAACTAAAGCAAATTTTGTATTTACAAAACTCGATTCAGCTATTGGCAATTATAATATATCACTTTTAAAAAACAATTGGCCTTATGTTAAGAATAGTATTACAATGACAAAGTTCCAACACAATGATTTTTTAAATATGCTTCAACCTAAGAATTTAACTGATTCTATTGCAGTTTACAAGATAGAAGGTTTATCTTGGACGGACGCACATTTACTTGCGGCTAAAACTTATTTGAGAAGAGAGGATATTAAAAATTATTTGAAACATATAAATACAATTCTTAATCAATATCCGGTTCTAAAAGACTTTAATATTTTAATCACATATTTCTATAACCAAAAAAAAATAGACCTTGCTGATTATACTTCTATACGCGTTGGAATTATTGAATTATATAGAAAAAAATATGATGAAGCTATAAAACACTTAACCAAAACATACAATATTGATCCTAAAAATACATTTGTATTATATAATCTTTCTGTTGCATATTTCGAAAAAAGAGATTTAAAATCAGCGTTAAGTATGATAAATAAATGTTTAGATATTGATGGTAAATACGCCGAAGCAATTAAATTAAAACGAGAAATTTTAAATCAACTTGAATAA
- a CDS encoding glycoside hydrolase family 127 protein → MKNNLIKNISLGLALLISISSILKSQEKLYPNLFPLQDVTLLEGPFQRARDLNIKVLLEYNVDRLLAPYRKEAGLKLKAPCYPNWDGLDGHVGGHYLSAMAMNYAATRNLDCKQRMEYMLAELKICQDSNAINNPEWGINYIGGMPNSKEIWNNLKNGDFTVYKSSWAPLYNLHKMFAGLRDAWLYTGNEISKEMFLKFCDWAINITLELSDEQMQIMLDSEHGGMNEVFADAYQITNDVKYIKAAKRFSHNKFLDPLSQKIDNLDNAHANTQIPKFIGFQRIAEITGDKKFADASSYFWETVTKNRTLVFGGNSRKEHFPTVKASKDYIIDIDGPESCNSYNMLKLTEDLFRSYKSAKYIDYYERTLYNHILSTQHPEHGGYVYFTPARPKHYRVYSAPNEAMWCCVGTGMENHGKYNQLIYTHHNDSLFVNLFIASELDWKEKQIKIKQETNFPYEEKTKLIITEGSSKFKLMIRYPSWVKEGELKVLINGETFPVTASSSSYFAIERLWNIGDTLEIFLPMHNSIESLPNISEYIAFLHGPILLGAKTGTEDLAGLIADDGRWSQYASGKRLPLDKSPIIISDDIKNLSNKLISVENKPFTFKFSDINLINPIEIILEPFFKIHDSRYMMYWMALTNSQYESRIDSIAADEKAKLALENRTLDFVAPGQQQPETDHLMQFSNSNKGVFFDEFWRDAKDGGYFSYSLATKGEDNLSLVIRYYGYEWGNRKFDIFIDDEKLISEDNTGRWYQSEFIDVEYKIPNSIIEDKEFVRIKFQALPKSTAGAVYFVRLIK, encoded by the coding sequence ATGAAAAACAATTTGATCAAAAATATAAGTTTAGGTTTAGCGTTGTTAATTTCTATTTCTTCAATTTTAAAATCTCAAGAAAAATTATATCCAAATTTATTTCCATTGCAAGATGTAACTTTACTTGAAGGACCTTTTCAACGCGCACGCGATTTAAATATTAAAGTTTTGTTAGAATATAATGTTGATCGATTACTTGCCCCATACCGAAAAGAAGCTGGTCTGAAACTTAAAGCTCCATGCTACCCAAATTGGGATGGATTAGATGGTCACGTCGGCGGACATTATTTATCTGCAATGGCAATGAATTATGCTGCAACAAGAAATCTTGATTGTAAACAGCGAATGGAATATATGCTTGCTGAATTAAAAATTTGTCAAGATTCAAACGCAATAAATAATCCTGAATGGGGAATTAATTATATTGGTGGAATGCCAAACAGTAAGGAAATTTGGAATAATTTAAAGAATGGTGATTTTACAGTTTACAAATCTTCTTGGGCTCCTTTGTACAATTTGCATAAAATGTTTGCCGGATTAAGAGATGCTTGGCTTTACACCGGAAATGAAATTTCAAAAGAAATGTTTCTTAAATTTTGTGATTGGGCAATAAATATTACATTAGAATTATCTGATGAACAAATGCAAATTATGCTTGATTCCGAACACGGTGGAATGAACGAAGTTTTTGCTGATGCATATCAAATTACAAATGATGTAAAATATATTAAAGCTGCAAAACGTTTCTCTCATAATAAATTTCTTGATCCATTATCACAAAAAATAGATAATCTTGATAATGCTCATGCTAATACACAAATTCCCAAGTTTATTGGTTTTCAAAGAATTGCAGAAATTACCGGTGATAAAAAATTTGCAGATGCTAGCAGTTATTTTTGGGAAACTGTTACAAAAAATCGTACATTAGTTTTTGGCGGAAACAGCAGAAAAGAGCATTTCCCTACAGTTAAAGCTTCAAAGGATTATATAATTGATATTGATGGACCGGAATCATGTAATTCGTATAATATGCTTAAGTTAACAGAAGATTTATTCCGGTCATACAAATCCGCAAAATATATTGATTATTACGAGAGAACACTTTACAATCATATTTTATCGACGCAACATCCGGAACATGGCGGATATGTTTATTTTACTCCAGCTCGCCCTAAACATTATAGAGTTTATTCAGCTCCAAACGAAGCAATGTGGTGCTGTGTTGGAACCGGAATGGAGAATCATGGAAAATACAATCAGTTAATTTATACACATCATAATGATTCACTTTTTGTTAATCTATTTATTGCTTCAGAATTAGATTGGAAAGAAAAGCAAATTAAAATAAAGCAAGAAACCAATTTTCCATATGAAGAAAAAACTAAATTAATTATCACTGAAGGCTCATCTAAATTTAAATTAATGATTAGATATCCATCATGGGTTAAAGAAGGTGAATTAAAAGTTTTAATTAATGGCGAAACTTTTCCGGTGACAGCTTCTTCTTCATCATATTTTGCGATTGAACGATTATGGAATATTGGTGATACACTTGAAATATTTTTACCAATGCATAATTCTATAGAAAGTCTGCCTAACATTTCAGAATACATTGCATTTCTTCACGGACCAATTCTGCTTGGTGCAAAAACCGGAACGGAAGATCTAGCCGGATTAATTGCTGATGACGGACGATGGTCGCAATATGCAAGTGGTAAAAGATTGCCTTTGGATAAATCTCCAATCATAATTTCTGATGACATTAAGAATTTATCTAACAAATTAATTTCGGTTGAAAATAAACCCTTCACATTTAAATTCTCGGATATAAATCTTATTAATCCTATTGAAATTATACTTGAACCATTTTTCAAAATTCATGATTCAAGATATATGATGTATTGGATGGCTTTAACAAATAGTCAATATGAATCGCGTATTGATTCTATTGCCGCTGATGAAAAAGCAAAACTTGCTTTGGAAAATCGTACTTTAGATTTTGTTGCTCCGGGACAACAACAACCCGAAACTGATCATTTAATGCAATTTTCGAATTCTAACAAAGGAGTATTTTTTGATGAATTTTGGCGCGATGCAAAAGACGGAGGATATTTCAGTTATAGTTTAGCAACTAAAGGAGAAGATAATTTGTCACTAGTAATTCGTTATTATGGTTATGAATGGGGCAATAGAAAGTTTGATATTTTTATTGATGATGAAAAATTAATTAGTGAAGATAATACTGGAAGATGGTATCAATCAGAATTTATAGATGTTGAATATAAAATTCCAAATTCTATAATTGAAGATAAAGAATTTGTTAGGATAAAATTTCAAGCTCTGCCGAAAAGTACAGCTGGAGCAGTTTACTTTGTTAGATTGATTAAATAA
- a CDS encoding glycoside hydrolase N-terminal domain-containing protein gives MKTYKNITLRKTYKTIVICFLFITNYYAQSNTLLKLWYDKPAKQWIEALPIGNGRLGAMVYGDPQNEIIQLNESTVWAGQPHRNDNLEAKEALPIVRKLLFEGKSKEAQDIINQKFISKNSHGMPYQIVGNLNLTFHNHSNFKNYYRELNIENAIATTVYEVDGVTFKREILSSFPDQVIVLRISASEKEKINFTATMNRPAKVDVKTIGNDLLIMSGVTTDCDSIKGALKFQANVKIKTDGGKIYSTDTSLVIENSNEAIVFISIASSYKNYKDISGDPNLLANSYLENVLTKDFNQIKNDHISDFQKYFNRVSIDLGITDSVKNPTNIRIKNFANGNDPQLASLYFQFGRYLLISSSRPGGQPANLQGIWCKDLYPPWDSKYTVNINTEMNYWPSEPTNLSEMNEPFIQMIKEVSESGRKTAKDMYGANGWMLHHNTDLWRITGPVDGAYWGMWPMASAWFCQHLYEKYEYSGDEKYLANIYPVMKGAVEFYLDFLIEEPKNKWLVVSPSNSPENSPSIHPESSISYGTTMDNQLLFDLFSKTIKAAEKLQTDNQFIDSMNSVLAKLPPMQIGQHSQLQEWIEDWDNPEDKHRHVSHLYGAFPSNQISAFRTPQLFDAARTSLIYRGDPSTGWSMNWKINLWANFLDGNHANKLIKDQINLVEKDSFEKGGTYPNMFDAHPPFQIDGNFGFTSGVTEMLMQSDDGAIFILPALPNVWKNGSISGLRARGGFVVEKLEWKDGKISNLIIKSTIGGNCRIRVYDKLNSVNNLLKIAEGENSNSFYQTTKIKDPLISDKAKLNKLNIRETFLYDIQTEAGQSYEFTIK, from the coding sequence ATGAAAACTTATAAAAATATAACTTTGAGAAAAACATATAAAACTATTGTTATATGTTTTTTATTTATAACAAATTATTATGCACAAAGCAATACTTTATTAAAATTGTGGTACGATAAACCAGCAAAACAATGGATTGAAGCATTGCCAATCGGTAATGGCAGACTTGGCGCAATGGTTTATGGTGATCCGCAAAATGAAATTATTCAATTAAATGAAAGTACTGTTTGGGCTGGCCAACCACATAGAAATGATAATCTCGAAGCTAAAGAAGCTTTACCGATTGTTCGCAAATTACTTTTTGAAGGGAAATCGAAAGAAGCGCAAGATATAATTAATCAAAAATTTATTAGTAAAAATTCCCATGGAATGCCTTATCAAATTGTTGGGAATTTAAATCTAACTTTTCATAATCATTCAAATTTCAAAAATTATTATAGAGAATTAAATATTGAAAACGCAATTGCCACAACTGTTTATGAAGTTGATGGGGTAACTTTTAAAAGAGAAATTTTATCTTCGTTTCCAGATCAAGTAATTGTTCTAAGAATATCAGCTAGTGAAAAAGAAAAAATTAATTTTACTGCAACAATGAATCGTCCTGCAAAAGTTGATGTAAAAACTATTGGTAATGATTTATTGATAATGTCCGGAGTAACAACGGATTGCGATTCGATAAAAGGAGCATTAAAATTTCAGGCAAATGTAAAAATAAAAACAGATGGTGGAAAAATATATTCAACTGACACAAGTTTAGTAATAGAAAATTCAAACGAAGCAATAGTTTTTATTTCAATTGCATCAAGTTATAAAAACTATAAAGATATTAGCGGCGACCCGAATTTATTGGCTAATTCGTATCTTGAAAATGTTTTAACAAAAGATTTTAATCAAATTAAAAATGATCACATTTCTGATTTTCAAAAATATTTTAATCGTGTTTCAATTGATTTAGGAATTACAGATTCTGTTAAAAATCCAACCAATATAAGAATTAAAAATTTTGCAAACGGAAACGATCCTCAACTTGCTTCACTATATTTTCAATTTGGAAGATATTTATTAATTTCTTCTTCACGTCCCGGAGGTCAGCCCGCAAATTTACAAGGAATTTGGTGCAAAGATCTTTATCCGCCATGGGATAGCAAATATACTGTTAACATAAATACAGAAATGAATTATTGGCCTAGTGAGCCAACAAATCTTAGTGAAATGAATGAACCGTTCATTCAAATGATTAAAGAAGTTTCTGAATCTGGAAGGAAAACTGCGAAAGATATGTATGGTGCAAATGGATGGATGTTACATCACAATACAGATTTATGGAGAATAACTGGACCAGTTGACGGAGCATATTGGGGAATGTGGCCGATGGCAAGCGCTTGGTTTTGCCAGCATCTTTATGAGAAATATGAATATAGCGGTGATGAAAAATATTTGGCAAATATTTATCCAGTTATGAAAGGTGCGGTTGAATTTTATTTGGACTTTTTAATTGAAGAACCAAAAAATAAATGGTTAGTGGTTTCTCCTTCTAATTCTCCGGAAAATTCTCCATCGATTCATCCGGAATCATCAATATCTTATGGAACAACGATGGATAACCAATTATTGTTTGATCTATTTTCAAAAACAATAAAAGCTGCAGAAAAACTGCAAACTGATAATCAATTTATTGATTCGATGAATTCGGTTCTTGCAAAATTACCACCTATGCAAATTGGTCAGCATTCGCAATTACAAGAGTGGATTGAAGATTGGGATAATCCGGAAGATAAACATCGTCATGTTTCACATTTGTATGGTGCGTTTCCTTCAAATCAAATTTCGGCATTTAGAACTCCGCAATTATTTGATGCGGCAAGAACATCCTTAATTTATCGAGGTGATCCTTCGACTGGCTGGTCTATGAATTGGAAAATAAATTTGTGGGCAAATTTTTTGGATGGAAATCATGCTAACAAATTAATTAAAGACCAAATTAATTTGGTTGAGAAAGATTCATTCGAAAAAGGTGGAACTTACCCTAATATGTTCGATGCGCATCCTCCGTTCCAAATTGATGGAAATTTTGGATTTACTTCCGGCGTTACGGAAATGCTTATGCAAAGCGATGATGGAGCAATTTTCATTTTACCGGCATTGCCAAATGTTTGGAAAAATGGAAGCATTTCCGGACTTAGAGCGAGAGGCGGATTTGTAGTTGAAAAATTAGAATGGAAAGATGGTAAAATTTCTAATCTAATTATTAAATCAACAATAGGTGGAAATTGTAGAATCCGTGTTTATGATAAATTGAATTCAGTTAATAATTTGTTAAAAATTGCCGAAGGAGAAAACAGTAATTCGTTTTACCAAACAACTAAAATTAAAGATCCACTTATTTCAGATAAAGCTAAGTTGAATAAATTAAATATTAGAGAAACATTTTTATATGATATTCAAACTGAAGCAGGGCAGAGTTATGAGTTCACAATTAAGTAA
- a CDS encoding DUF1593 domain-containing protein produces MLKILIRYFFVFFFVIEINILFAQAIEKHRVIILTDIEADPDDTQSLVRLLLYSNEIDIKGIIATTSCWMKTKINPESIKKIVQTYEKVQPNLIIHNPDFPKAEKLFSIIKKGLPEYGMLGVGENKDSEGSDWIINELERNDDRPLWISVWGGSNTLAQSLFKIKNTKSEKEQKKLIAKLRVYTISDQDDSGIWIRNNFSDLFYIVSPGDDYGSATWSAINTFIKNIDNTSIGNSWLSKNIQQSHGPLGAVYPDVAWGVEGDTPSFLSLIPNGLNNPEHPEWGGWGGRYELYKPDISTQKKGGSGVPFEPETRKIWTNAIDNYTPYISNEFGRTVKLDSVTFNDNKVTLWRWRDDFQNDFAARMDWCIKSYQEANHPPVIVLDNPEEITVKSGQGFGMDAFNTSDPDGDNFSFLWFNYPEAGTYKTLIKIEGSENSHGAYVIAPKVEKEETAHFILKVTDKGEPNLCSYKRIIVKILP; encoded by the coding sequence ATGCTGAAAATTTTAATCAGATATTTTTTTGTGTTTTTCTTTGTAATTGAAATAAATATTTTATTCGCGCAAGCTATTGAAAAACACAGAGTGATAATTCTTACTGATATTGAAGCAGATCCGGATGATACTCAGTCTTTAGTGCGTTTATTATTGTATTCAAATGAAATTGATATAAAAGGAATAATTGCAACAACTTCTTGTTGGATGAAAACTAAAATCAATCCGGAATCAATAAAAAAAATTGTTCAAACTTATGAAAAAGTTCAACCAAATTTAATAATACACAATCCAGATTTTCCCAAAGCAGAAAAATTATTTTCAATAATTAAAAAAGGACTTCCGGAATATGGGATGTTGGGTGTTGGGGAAAACAAAGATTCAGAAGGTTCTGATTGGATAATTAATGAACTTGAAAGAAATGATGATCGCCCTTTATGGATTTCAGTTTGGGGCGGTTCAAATACACTTGCACAATCCTTATTTAAAATAAAAAATACAAAATCAGAAAAAGAACAGAAAAAATTAATTGCTAAACTTCGTGTTTATACAATTTCTGATCAAGATGATAGCGGCATTTGGATTAGAAATAATTTTTCGGATTTATTTTATATTGTTAGCCCTGGTGATGATTATGGCAGTGCAACTTGGAGTGCAATTAATACATTTATAAAAAATATTGATAATACTTCAATTGGTAATTCATGGCTTTCGAAAAATATTCAGCAATCTCATGGTCCACTTGGAGCAGTTTATCCGGATGTTGCTTGGGGAGTGGAAGGAGATACTCCATCATTTTTATCTTTAATACCAAATGGATTAAACAATCCAGAACATCCAGAATGGGGCGGGTGGGGTGGAAGATACGAGTTATATAAACCAGATATTTCTACTCAGAAAAAAGGCGGTTCGGGAGTTCCTTTTGAACCTGAAACAAGAAAAATATGGACTAATGCTATAGATAATTATACTCCTTATATATCAAATGAATTTGGCAGAACAGTAAAATTAGATTCAGTTACTTTCAATGATAATAAAGTTACACTTTGGAGGTGGCGAGATGATTTTCAAAATGATTTTGCTGCAAGAATGGATTGGTGTATAAAATCATATCAAGAAGCCAATCATCCGCCAGTAATTGTTTTGGATAATCCTGAAGAAATTACAGTTAAATCTGGACAAGGTTTTGGAATGGATGCATTTAATACAAGCGATCCAGATGGAGATAATTTCAGTTTCTTATGGTTCAATTATCCAGAAGCTGGAACGTATAAAACATTAATTAAAATAGAAGGATCTGAAAATTCTCATGGAGCTTATGTCATTGCTCCAAAGGTTGAAAAAGAAGAAACCGCACATTTTATTCTTAAAGTTACGGATAAAGGTGAACCTAATTTGTGCAGTTATAAAAGAATAATTGTAAAAATATTACCATAA